The window AGGTGCCATTTACTGTCAGGGGCAAAATTAGAATCGAAAGGATTCCCTGAGGTGCTAAAACGACACGTTCCGATTCGGGAAATTCGGTAATAATACCCGCAATAATTTCGTTTTGCGACAAAACTTGACTCCAGCGGGGGAAAACGTCGTCATAGCTTAAGTTTTGTACCGTCTGGCTCTCCATTTTGGGCGGCATCCCTGGAGCGCACCACTCTGCCTGCTGACTCATGAGCAGACGTCCTTGCTCATCTCGGTAATTTTCAAACACATACACACGACTGGCATCGGCAACTTGCCCCAAGACTTCTAGAATCTCGTTGTACGGCTTTTGTTTGATCAACCCCTGCTGAGTGTCCTTCTCAAACGCCAGTAACCGACGTTGCACTTCGACTAAGGCGGCTAAGTAACGTTCCCGCTCTGCCAGTACCTCTTCGCTCAGATGACGCTCCGTGATGTCGTAAAGGGTGCCACAAGTGCCTGTAATTTTACGGTTAGCATCAAACGTTAATTGGGTGAATACCTCAATCCAGCGATAACTACCACAGGCAGTCCGATAGCGAACCTCATGGCGGCAGTATTCTTGTTTGCCTGCAATTAACAGTTGAAATTCGTATAAGTTGCGTTGCCGATCATCAGGATGAACGTAATCTAAGAAGAAAGTACCGAGACTACCTGCGATCGCAAAATCGGTAATTTCACTCCAAGCCGGATTGAGAAAAGTCCAATATCCATTAACATCGGTCTGAAAAATGACTTCTTTGACGTTGTCAACCACAGATCGATACTGTTCTTCTCGCTCTCGCAGAGAGGCTTCCACTTGCTGGCGCTGCCCAATTTCCCATTGAAGCTGGAGGATAACCTCCTTCAGTTCCGCTAGGGCTTGCCTTAATTCTTGGGTTCGCTCTTCAACCCGTATTTCTAGCTGGTTTTTGGCTTGTTGCAGAGCCTCCTCTGAAGGCATGTCAGGGCGCTGCCGAAGGAAATGAACCAAAATTAGGAAAATGGAAAAAGAAGAAAAGATAATGATGAAAGTATTGTCGATCTGAACCCTAAAGATGCTCGATTCCCAGAGACGGTTATATCCATTGGAAATAAAAAAATTGTCAGACAATATTTGTAAGACTTTGAGCATCATCTATTCGTAATCCCAGTCCATCAAGCAAGCAGTTTTAGCTCTAACGTAGCTCAGATTAAGTTAAATTTTTTAGTTTATACAGAGACTCATCAAAGCTTTATTGTTACCCAAGAATAAAAAATATGGCTGATTATAGCTGATGATTGAGTTAAATTATAATTCTATAATTAGCTGGATTAAAATCGTCAATCCAAAGGGATCATACCGTTTTTGTAAAAATACAATCGGCGGGTAAACAGGGGAACATTTAGATATAAACCCTCCTCACCCTTCTTTAAATGGTGCACATTTTAGATGCTCCCAATCCAACTTTCAGACTGAATATTTTCGTCTAATTGCTGAAAACAGCCAATGCACACTCGAAACGCAAGAACTTTTCACCATTGCACTCCTTCATGAATGGAATTGACTGTTCAAGAGATACTTGTATCCCAAAAGGATAATTATGCGCGATTCTGGTACTAATAAAAAAATTAGAGATTAAAGTTTTAGTAAAGTTCCGGTCGATTTAATCATGCCGAACTTGGATTGACTATACCCTTTTTTTTGGTAGAAGCGTAGCGGGTTGCCAAAGTAGTCCACAGAAGCACAGAGTTTGCTCTCGGAGAGAATATAGAGATAAAGGGGGTATAGATATAGATATAGATTCTGTTTTCGCTATGATTATACCGAACCAAGGTAATCATTAAGCTGATTATTCTAGCCTGCGAATAAAGTTAATTATGACGTTTTTAAAGAAATTAAATTTACTCCTAAAAGAGCATAAATTGAGCTAAATTTAGCTATCTGGAGATCCAGTAATCTAATCAGCATTTAAATCGTATAATCCATGCTCCCCCGTCCTAGTAGGAGTTCAGGCCCCGCGAAGCTCCTAATGCGAATTGTGATAGGGATATAAATTGTTTCTATCCCTAGGCTGGCTGACAACAACGCCAAATGCCCTCGTACAACTGGATCACCCAATCGGGTGAACACTTTAAGACTTTATCGTCAATCCTTCTTGGGGTTGCGATATTGCCTGAATGCTGTTACAATCTTCTTTAAGGATTATATTCGGCTGAAAAGTTTGTTTTTATTAGATCAAACCGGTCTCCGAATCTAACTCTCCACACCTTCTGATTTCGGAGCTGCTCTATGTCAATCTATGTCGGCAACCTCTCCTATGATGTCACGGAAGAAGACATAAGAGAAGTTTTTGCCGAGTACGGAACTGTAAATAATGTTACATTGCCTAAAGATCGAGAGACCGGTCGTAAGCGGGGCTTTGCATTTGTAGAAATGGGAACAGACGAAGAAGAAACCGCAGCGATTGAGGCTCTTGATGGCGCTGAGTGGATGGGTCGAAACCTGAAGGTTAATAAGGCGAAGCCTCGCGAAGACAATAAACCCTTTGGCGGTGGTAGTCGCTCCAACAACTTTAAATCTTCTCGACGCTACTAATGGGTTGAGAGAGAAGATGAAACTCTAAAGTCTGAAGGGCAGGCAAAGAGTCTGTCCTTTTTTGCTGATGACCGGCTGGACGCTTAAGCGCTAAGCTGGCTAATAATTCACTCAATCAGAGGAGGAAGCGGGATGGCTCAAGTGATCAGAGGCGAACATGAAGGGATTGAGGCAACCTTACGTCGATTTAAGCGAGAAGTTTCCAAAGCGGAAATTTTTCCAGACATGAAGAAGCATCGTCACTTTGAAACGCCTATTCAAAAACGCAAGCGCAAAGCCATTGCCCGACAAAAGCAGGTTAAGAGGATGTCTCGCTACAGAAACAAAAGACGTGATTAATTAATAGTGAGTTGCATTCATACAACTTAGGCTCTCTCCCCATCCATTTTTCTCTGAGGCATGGATTTAGGGAGTTTATTTGTTTATACGCCCTCTCGTGTTTTCATGGGCTTTCAAGTCTCTCAATACACTCGGCACTATCATTGACGGGTTTATTTACCACCTTACTAACTGGGTAAGCTGTCATTTCTTCAGTTGGATAAGGACACAGTAAAGCCTCTAACGACTCCTGCTGCTTCATCTGTGGGTTCAACCACAAATCATAGTTCTTTGGGTCAAGAATCACTGGCATTCGGTTGTGAATAGGACGCATCAACTCATTTGCCTCCGTAGTTAAGAGAGTACAAGACTCAATCGCCTCACCGTCAACAGGTTGCCAACGTTCCCACAAGCCAGCAAACGCGAACGGACATCCATCCTGCAAACGAAAATAATACGGCTGCTTTTGTTTTTGATTCTCCTGTTGCTGCCACTCATAAAAACCATCGGCTAGTACTAAACAGCGCCGATGCCGGAAAGCACTGCGAAATGATGGTTTCTCTGCCACCGTTTCTGCTCTAGCATTAATGAGCCGTGATCCCATTTTTGAGTCTTTCGCCCAGCTTGGAATCAGTCCCCAATGTAACATTTTGAACTGCCTGTCTTGGTGTTCTGGAGTTTGTAGAATCGTAGCCACCGACTGAGTCGGCGCGATATTGTATCGGGGTGTCAGGGGAGGAACCGCCACCTGAAAAACCTGGGTGATTGTCTCTGCTGATTGGCTCTGACTAAATCTTCCACACATGCTTTTATCCTATGGCCTGTATGATGAAGTCGATATTTCATTTATATAGTATTTTTGTACTGCTATAAATAAAATCCAAGAATCAACATTTTTTTATAGCCTTCTTTTGAAGGCCGAGAACTAGCAAAAGAGACCTGATAGAGGTAATCTTTGTTTAACTGGTCACCGTGTCACTCACAAAGAACCATGAATCAGGGTGGTAGAGCCGTCATTTCTGGGAATGTTTTAGAAAAAACGGTTGAAACAATCTTACAGGTACATGGATATACCGAAATCTGTCGAGATTTGCCTAAAAAACGACGACGAGACTGGCTGCTATACTCGCATGAGCCACCCAAACGATACTCTAAACAGGTTTATATTGGTTCGGGAATTTATGGAACAGCGATTTACGTAGACTTTTATGTTTTTAATTCTGTATCCATTCCCGATGGTCTTATTGTTGAATGCAAATGGCAGCAAGCGGGTGGCTCAGTAGATGAAAAACTTCCCTACCTCAATTTAAATATACAGACTTGTTATCCCTCTCCTACAGTCGTGTTGATTGATGGTGAAGGAATGAAAAAAGGAGCTATAAATTGGCTAACTAGACAAGTAGATTGTAATCCCAATTTATTGGCTGTACATAACCTAACCCATTTTATGATTTGGGCTAACAACCATCTTTAATAAGATGTAATTAAAACCTCCGAAATTTTACCTCGTTTACTGGCTTTAGAGTTAATTAATCGAGTAGCTGATATTGCATGGATTTGAAAATCACGGTAAAGTTCTCGGATAAAATTACAATCCGAATTAGAAAGCATAACTTTGACACCCCGTTGAGCTAATTCAGCAAAAACTTCTTTGAGTTTTATCTGGTCGTCTGGCTTAAAAGC of the Allocoleopsis franciscana PCC 7113 genome contains:
- a CDS encoding RNA recognition motif domain-containing protein, with product MSIYVGNLSYDVTEEDIREVFAEYGTVNNVTLPKDRETGRKRGFAFVEMGTDEEETAAIEALDGAEWMGRNLKVNKAKPREDNKPFGGGSRSNNFKSSRRY
- the rpsU gene encoding 30S ribosomal protein S21, with protein sequence MAQVIRGEHEGIEATLRRFKREVSKAEIFPDMKKHRHFETPIQKRKRKAIARQKQVKRMSRYRNKRRD
- a CDS encoding SOS response-associated peptidase, with the translated sequence MCGRFSQSQSAETITQVFQVAVPPLTPRYNIAPTQSVATILQTPEHQDRQFKMLHWGLIPSWAKDSKMGSRLINARAETVAEKPSFRSAFRHRRCLVLADGFYEWQQQENQKQKQPYYFRLQDGCPFAFAGLWERWQPVDGEAIESCTLLTTEANELMRPIHNRMPVILDPKNYDLWLNPQMKQQESLEALLCPYPTEEMTAYPVSKVVNKPVNDSAECIERLESP
- a CDS encoding PD-(D/E)XK nuclease superfamily protein; translated protein: MNQGGRAVISGNVLEKTVETILQVHGYTEICRDLPKKRRRDWLLYSHEPPKRYSKQVYIGSGIYGTAIYVDFYVFNSVSIPDGLIVECKWQQAGGSVDEKLPYLNLNIQTCYPSPTVVLIDGEGMKKGAINWLTRQVDCNPNLLAVHNLTHFMIWANNHL